A genomic window from Phocoena sinus isolate mPhoSin1 chromosome 20, mPhoSin1.pri, whole genome shotgun sequence includes:
- the MRPL58 gene encoding peptidyl-tRNA hydrolase ICT1, mitochondrial isoform X1: MAAVRWLCWGLNRAESWLLPLPARCPHRTLKKQVEGTEFQSIYSLDKLYPKSRGSDTAWRVPDDAEQANYDIPIDRLTISYCRSSGPGGQNVNKVNSKAEVRFHLASAEWIAEPVRQKMAVTHKNKINRAGELILTSECSRYQFRNLADCLQKIRDMITEASQPAKEPSREDVVLQKIRIENMNRERLRKKRINSAIKTSRRVDVD, translated from the exons ATGGCGGCCGTACGGTGGCTGTGCTGGGGCCTGAACCGAGCCGAATCCTGGTTGCTCCCGCTGCCCGCGCGCTGCCCCCACCGGACTCTGAAAAAACAGGTAGAGGGTACCGAATTCCAGAGCATCTACAGTCTGGACAAGCTCTACCCCAAATCGCGGGGCTCGGACACCGCCTGGAGGGTTCCG GATGATGCAGAGCAAGCCAACTACGACATCCCTATAG ATCGCTTGACAATATCTTATTGTCGGAGTAGTGGTCCTGGGGGCCAGAATGTTAACAAAG TAAATTCCAAGGCTGAAGTCAGGTTCCACCTGGCCAGCGCCGAGTGGATTGCAGAGCCTGTACGGCAGAAGATGGCGGTCACG CACAAAAATAAGATCAACAGGGCAGGAGAGTTGATCCTTACCTCTGAATGCAGCCGCTATCAGTTCCGAAATCTGGCAGATTGCCTACAGAAAATTCGAGACATGATTACTgaggccagccagccagccaaggAGCCATCCAGAGAAGATGTTGTACTTCAGAAAATCAG gaTAGAAAACATGAATCGGGAAAGGctgagaaaaaagagaataaattctgCCATAAAGACAAGCAGGAGGGTAGATGTGGACTGA
- the ATP5PD gene encoding ATP synthase subunit d, mitochondrial, producing the protein MAGRKLTLKAIDWVAFGKIIPPNQKAVANSLKSWNEILTSRLAALPEKPPAIDWAYYKASVAKAGLVDDFEKKFNALKVPVPEDKYTAQVDAEEEKDVKICAEFLSLSKTRIEEYEEELEKMKNIIPFDQMTIEDLNEVFPDTKLDKKKYPYWPHQPIEQL; encoded by the exons ATGGCTGGACGGAAACTTACTCTAAAAGCCATTGACTGGGTAGCTTTTGGGAAGATCATACCCCCCAACCAGAAGGCTGTTGCTAACTCCCTGAAATCCTGGAATGAGATCCTCACCTCCAG GTTGGCCGCTCTGCCTGAGAAGCCACCTGCCATCGACTGGGCTTACTACAAGGCCAGTGTGGCAAAGGCTGGCTTGGTGGATGACTTTGAGAAGAAG TTTAATGCCCTGAAGGTTCCTGTGCCGGAGGATAAATACACTGCCCAGGTGGatgctgaagaagaaaaagat GTGAAGATTTGTGCTGAGTTTTTGTCTCTCTCTAAGACCAGGATTGAGGAATACGAGGAAGAG CTGGAGAAGATGAAGAACATCATTCCATTTGATCAGATGACCATTGAGGACTTGAATGAAGTCTTCCCAGACACCAAATTAGATAAGAAGAAGTATCCCTACTGGCCTCACCAGCCAATTGAGCAATTATAA
- the MRPL58 gene encoding peptidyl-tRNA hydrolase ICT1, mitochondrial isoform X2 — protein sequence MAAVRWLCWGLNRAESWLLPLPARCPHRTLKKQVDDAEQANYDIPIDRLTISYCRSSGPGGQNVNKVNSKAEVRFHLASAEWIAEPVRQKMAVTHKNKINRAGELILTSECSRYQFRNLADCLQKIRDMITEASQPAKEPSREDVVLQKIRIENMNRERLRKKRINSAIKTSRRVDVD from the exons ATGGCGGCCGTACGGTGGCTGTGCTGGGGCCTGAACCGAGCCGAATCCTGGTTGCTCCCGCTGCCCGCGCGCTGCCCCCACCGGACTCTGAAAAAACAGGTA GATGATGCAGAGCAAGCCAACTACGACATCCCTATAG ATCGCTTGACAATATCTTATTGTCGGAGTAGTGGTCCTGGGGGCCAGAATGTTAACAAAG TAAATTCCAAGGCTGAAGTCAGGTTCCACCTGGCCAGCGCCGAGTGGATTGCAGAGCCTGTACGGCAGAAGATGGCGGTCACG CACAAAAATAAGATCAACAGGGCAGGAGAGTTGATCCTTACCTCTGAATGCAGCCGCTATCAGTTCCGAAATCTGGCAGATTGCCTACAGAAAATTCGAGACATGATTACTgaggccagccagccagccaaggAGCCATCCAGAGAAGATGTTGTACTTCAGAAAATCAG gaTAGAAAACATGAATCGGGAAAGGctgagaaaaaagagaataaattctgCCATAAAGACAAGCAGGAGGGTAGATGTGGACTGA
- the MRPL58 gene encoding peptidyl-tRNA hydrolase ICT1, mitochondrial isoform X3, whose amino-acid sequence MAAVRWLCWGLNRAESWLLPLPARCPHRTLKKQDDAEQANYDIPIDRLTISYCRSSGPGGQNVNKVNSKAEVRFHLASAEWIAEPVRQKMAVTHKNKINRAGELILTSECSRYQFRNLADCLQKIRDMITEASQPAKEPSREDVVLQKIRIENMNRERLRKKRINSAIKTSRRVDVD is encoded by the exons ATGGCGGCCGTACGGTGGCTGTGCTGGGGCCTGAACCGAGCCGAATCCTGGTTGCTCCCGCTGCCCGCGCGCTGCCCCCACCGGACTCTGAAAAAACAG GATGATGCAGAGCAAGCCAACTACGACATCCCTATAG ATCGCTTGACAATATCTTATTGTCGGAGTAGTGGTCCTGGGGGCCAGAATGTTAACAAAG TAAATTCCAAGGCTGAAGTCAGGTTCCACCTGGCCAGCGCCGAGTGGATTGCAGAGCCTGTACGGCAGAAGATGGCGGTCACG CACAAAAATAAGATCAACAGGGCAGGAGAGTTGATCCTTACCTCTGAATGCAGCCGCTATCAGTTCCGAAATCTGGCAGATTGCCTACAGAAAATTCGAGACATGATTACTgaggccagccagccagccaaggAGCCATCCAGAGAAGATGTTGTACTTCAGAAAATCAG gaTAGAAAACATGAATCGGGAAAGGctgagaaaaaagagaataaattctgCCATAAAGACAAGCAGGAGGGTAGATGTGGACTGA
- the CDR2L gene encoding cerebellar degeneration-related protein 2-like — protein sequence MRRAARMEDFTAEEEEPWYDQQDLEQDLHLAAELGKTLLERNKELEQSLQQMYSTNEEQVQEIEYLTKQLDTLRHVNDQHAKVYEQLDLAARDLELTNQKLVLESKAAQQKIHGLTETIERLQTQVEELQAQVEQLRDLEQLRVRREKRERRRTIHTFPCLKELCASPRCEDAFRLHSSSLELGPRPLEQENERLQTLVGVLRSQVSQERQRQQRAEHEYATVLQEYSELERRLCEMEGCRLRVQELEAELLELQQMKQAKTYLLGREDHLAEALLAPLTQAPEADDPQPGSGDDSGTQDGVSSPAASPGHTVRKSCSDTALNAIVAKDPAGRHVGNLTLHANSVRKRGMSILREVDEQYHALLEKYEELLSKCRQHGAGVRHAGVQTSRPISRDSSWKDLRGSEEGQGEAKAGEKSLSQHVEAVDKRLEQSQPEYKALFKEIFSRIQKTKADINATKVKTHSSK from the exons ATGCGGAGGGCCGCCAGGATGGAGGACTTCACCGCAGAGGAAGAGGAGCCCTGGTACGACCAGCAGGACCTGGAGCAGG aCTTGCACTTAGCTGCGGAGCTGGGGAAGACACTGCTGGAGAGGAACAAGGAGCTGGAACAGTCTCTGCAGCAGATGTACTCCACCAACGAGGAGCAGGTGCAGGAGATTGAG taccTGACCAAACAGCTGGACACGCTGCGGCACGTGAATGATCAGCACGCCAAAGTGTACGAACAGCTGGACCTGGCGGCCCGAGACCTGGAGCTGACCAACCAGAAGCTGGTGCTGGAGAGTAAGGCTGCCCAGCAGAAGATCCACGG gctGACAGAGACCATCGAGCGCCTGCAGACCCAGGTGGAGGAGCTGCAGGCCCAGGTGGAGCAGCTGCGGGACCTGGAGCAACTGCGAGTGCGGCGGGAAAAGCGAGAGCGCCGGCGCACCATCCACACCTTCCCCTGCCTCAAGGAGCTGTGCGCCAGCCCCCG gTGCGAGGATGCCTTCCGCCTGCACAGTTCCTCCCTGGAGCTGGGCCCGCGGCCGCTGGAGCAGGAGAACGAGCGGCTGCAGACCTTGGTGGGAGTGCTGCGCTCCCAGGTGAGCCAGGAGCGACAGCGCCAGCAGCGGGCCGAGCACGAATACGCGACGGTGCTGCAGGAGTACTCAGAGCTGGAGCGGCGGCTGTGCGAGATGGAGGGCTGCCGCCTCCGCGTGCAGGAGCTGGAGGCCGAGCTGCTGGAGCTGCAGCAGATGAAGCAGGCGAAGACCTACCTGCTGGGCCGGGAGGACCACCTGGCCGAGGCCCTGCTGGCGCCCCTCACCCAGGCGCCTGAAGCCGACGACCCCCAGCCGGGCAGCGGGGACGACTCGGGCACCCAGGACGGGGTCTCCTCTCCGGCCGCGTCCCCAGGCCACACCGTGCGCAAGAGCTGCAGCGACACGGCACTCAACGCCATCGTGGCCAAAGACCCGGCCGGCCGGCACGTGGGCAACCTCACGCTGCACGCCAACAGCGTGCGCAAGCGGGGCATGTCCATCCTGCGCGAGGTGGATGAGCAGTACCACGCGCTGCTGGAGAAGTACGAGGAGCTGCTGAGCAAGTGCCGGCAGCACGGGGCGGGGGTGCGGCACGCGGGCGTGCAGACCTCGCGGCCCATCTCCCGGGACAGCTCGTGGAAGGACCTGCGGGGCAGCGAGGAGGGCCAGGGGGAGGCCAAGGCGGGCGAGAAGAGCCTGAGCCAGCACGTGGAGGCCGTGGACAAGCGGCTGGAGCAGAGCCAGCCCGAGTACAAGGCGCTCTTCAAGGAGATCTTCTCCAGGATCCAGAAGACCAAGGCCGACATCAACGCCACCAAAGTCAAGACGCACAGCAGCAAGTGA